A portion of the Tachysurus fulvidraco isolate hzauxx_2018 chromosome 8, HZAU_PFXX_2.0, whole genome shotgun sequence genome contains these proteins:
- the si:ch211-207i20.2 gene encoding zinc finger protein OZF, with translation MSQCVALQTRLASVLQALIHSVMAEMCKLLQERTELILNLRLSQDQSIKVKLKELIQTETEQKMKQVASIMEVLGNEALGKIITLVDEKKFLLDPESKTFSENRVKHPGSILNILSAGGPEEEHSYDGCRKNPEAPARHEAGDTTECQSPESPLTLAVTIKDEIGNIDLKSLFADHLYMPSEEVRTQAEGSEGHQEVDSFEENSFICAEGGKTFLSMSSLRSHQRIHSGEKLFGCTLCGKAFAHKQSLVDHRRVHAGEKSFSCTDCGKCFGKAAHLRTHATVHSGEKPFGCDVCGKKFSIMQNLTRHQHTHTGQKNFPCSVCGKSFTRAKTLITHQLIHTGQKPHSCVVCGRAFRHLANLRNHERIHTDLRPYSCDLCGKTFRHPVNLKIHKRIHTGEKPFTCKECGKSFSQQSSLVSHSRTHSDLKPFGCSYCSKRFNNTNSLKLHERTHTGEKPYSCEFCGKCFSQGSHLRTHKRHLHGGGKQYICDKCGKRYSDPRNLKLHKCVYATA, from the exons ATGTCGCAGTGTGTGGCGTTACAGACGCGCTTAGCCTCGGTGTTGCAGGCTTTAATTCACTCTGTTATGGCGGAAATGTGCAAACTGCTCCAGGAAAGAACCGAGTTAATTTTAAACCTCCGGCTTTCTCAGGATCAGAGTATAAAGGTGAAGTTAAAAGAATTGATACAGACGGAAACGGAACAGAAAATG aaacaGGTTGCCTCAATCATGGAAGTGTTGGGCAACGAGGCGCTTGGTAAAATCATCACACTTGTAGATGAAAAGAAGTTCTTGTTGGACCCAGAGAGCAAAACCTTCTCAGAGAATAGAGTAAAACATCCGGGAAGCATTCTGAACATTCTGTCAGCTGGAGGGCCGG AAGAGGAACATTCCTACGACGGCTGTAGGAAAAACCCAGAGGCACCAGCAAGACACGAG GCTGGAGACACAACGGAATGTCAGAGTCCCGAATCTCCTCTCACGCTTGCTGTGACGATTAAAGACGAAATCGGAAACATCGACCTGAAATCTCTTTTCGCAG ATCACCTGTACATGCCGTCAGAGGAAGTCAGGACACAAGCGGAGGGCAGTGAGGGTCATCAGGAAGTTGATAGCTTTGAGGAGAATTCTTTTATTTGTGCTGAGGGTGGGAAAACGTTTTTATCCATGAGCAGCCTCAGGTCACATCAACGGATTCACAGTGGAGAGAAACTGTTCGGCTGCACGCTCTGCGGAAAAGCCTTCGCTCACAAGCAGAGCCTCGTAGATCACCGTCGTGTTCATGCAGGTGAAAAATCCTTCAGCTGCACAGACTGCGGCAAATGCTTTGGCAAGGCTGCGCACCTCAGGACACACGCGACTGTCCACAGCGGAGAGAAGCCTTTCGGATGTGACGTGTGTGGCAAAAAGTTCAGCATCATGCAGAACCTGACCcggcaccaacacacacacacaggccagaaAAACTTCCCGTGTTCTGTGTGTGGCAAGAGCTTCACCCGAGCGAAGACGCTGATCACGCACCAGCTCATTCACACAGGACAGAAACCGCACTCTTGCGTGGTTTGCGGACGAGCCTTCAGACACCTAGCGAACCTGCGCAACCACGAGCGCATTCACACCGATTTGCGGCCGTACTCGTGTGACCTGTGCGGAAAGACGTTCCGCCACCCCGTGAACCTGAAGATCCATAAACGCATTCACACCGGGGAGAAGCCGTTCACGTGCAAAGAGTGCGGCAAGAGCTTCAGCCAGCAGAGCAGCCTCGTCTCTCACAGCCGCACGCATTCAGACCTGAAACCCTTCGGATGTAGCTACTGCAGCAAACGCTTCAACAACACCAACAGTCTGAAGCTGCACGAGCGCACTCACACGGGCGAGAAGCCATACAGCTGCGAGTTCTGTGGCAAATGCTTCAGTCAGGGCAGTCACCTCCGCACGCACAAACGCCACCTCCACGGAGGAGGCAAACAGTACATATGTGACAAGTGCGGAAAGCGCTACTCCGACCCGCGCAATCTCAAACTGCACAAGTGCGTGTACGCCACAGCATAG
- the LOC113662506 gene encoding phenylethanolamine N-methyltransferase, translated as MERENIQEKAIAAMADFYQGFDPEAYLKYNYTPPRADFSRSDSIVPWKLNCLHKAFREDAIKGDILVDVGSGPTLYQVMSGCENFSRVILSDFLEVNRNELDKWLKDGQSNFDWTPYLKHVCELEGRSSSAWQEKAERLRSVVTDIFPVNVHRLFPFPPGSLNASSADCLVSCFCLESVSPDISSFTQALRNLSSLLRNGGHLLLIGALGESFYMAAPDVRIPVVPLDEAQVCASLNASGFDLLQLSVYRLTADMLVGVDDVKGVFFAKARKQ; from the exons atggaaagagagaacaTACAAGAGAAAGCAATAGCTGCAATGGCTGATTTTTACCAAGGGTTTGATCCTGAAGCTTACCTGAAGTACAATTACACACCACCACGAGCGGACTTCAGCCGAAGTGACAGCATCGTACCATGGAAGCTAAACTGCCTTCATAAAGCTTTCAGAGAGG ATGCCATAAAAGGAGACATTCTTGTGGATGTTGGTTCTGGTCCAACTTTATATCAGGTGATGAGCGGATGTGAGAATTTTAGTCGAGTCATATTATCTGATTTTTTGGAAGTGAATCGGAATGAATTAGACAAATGGCTCAAGGATGGACAGAGCAACTTTGATTGGACCCCTTACCTGAAACATGTGTGTGAGCTGGAAGGACGCAG TTCCTCAGCATGGCAGGAGAAAGCAGAGAGGCTTCGGTCGGTGGTGACTGACATTTTTCCTGTAAATGTTCACCGCCTGTTCCCATTTCCACCTGGATCCTTGAATGCTTCTAGCGCTGACTGCCTTGTGTCCTGTTTCTGCCTTGAAAGTGTGAGCCCTGACATTTCCTCGTTCACTCAAGCACTACGCAATCTGTCCAGCCTCCTGCGTAACGGTGGTCACCTTTTGCTCATTGGAGCTCTGGGGGAGAGCTTTTACATGGCAGCTCCTGATGTTCGGATTCCTGTTGTGCCACTGGATGAGGCCCAGGTTTGTGCGAGTCTGAATGCCAGTGGCTTCGATCTCCTGCAGCTCAGTGTGTATCGATTAACAGCAGACATGCTGGTTGGAGTGGATGACGTTAAAGGCGTGTTCTTTGCAAAAGCTAGGAAACAATAA
- the LOC113662505 gene encoding uncharacterized protein LOC113662505, which yields MSEKKKKKQCGTAGAAKASIMSTTSDHRPKCFRDIMDLVLHLSDEEWKAVSHGMTKEFTRVKFAVTCTKIVTMVSSVIVRRLLKPLSKSFGIEAIVKANDKLKEMESGKETELASAQKSPMEASDFICHLAKRIVTEIKGAMLEAIRSVASAPHVNLVEENQFSQIDDLSITCTNEICDKIVALYQSKDFSRPDEKNTLLMSLKSLLKVQKLMKGLEETVSMSRSSSWNTVSTVSQLTSPLSEVMTPECASSPPQPEVPFSDQFVSKALEMITEVLLRTDEKLAVSVSSKTSVPASSETELNSLMELAKSKATEILQKLFFLLHSCIDADQSVPEHEAFLAYAQKIHMDIHKRVFTYVSERQQAVSEKSKMESDVAAKQVLDKATQDVSDILEKSLASHISKGTISVTGLGSGTAAVDLDRVASGSINKVISGVSQEIGLSNMEHKPLPSDQNGHYVPLSLFTVARNQLKAFFTSFSKSAAGDDKKIDVSAGTGDGIAHEQEVGPDSVPERSMLLSMQFPPELIYLFVEESTKALLQNVLNVWSSDGSNGSDGSNGSDGSNGRSTQTAEGQEKNKRPRHRFVVKADRLVVVKSPKKQRKRHRDALEPVDQPSTSDSHRVPKPSRSVFERARRALGRFCCRNSKTTP from the exons ATgagtgagaagaagaaaaagaaacagtgtGGAACAGCTGGAGCAGCTAAAGCGTCCATAATGAGCACAACATCTGACCATAGACCGAAATGTTTTAGGGATATTATGGACCTTGTTCTTCATCTGAGCGATGA GGAATGGAAGGCTGTGAGCCACGGCATGACGAAGGAG tTCACAAGGGTGAAGTTTGCGGTTACGTGCACAAAAATCGTGACAATGGTGTCGTCTGTTATCGTTCGGCGTTTACTGAAGCCTCTCAGCAAAAGCTTCGGGATCGAAGCGATTGTCAAGGCAAATGACAAGCTGAAGGAAATGGAATCGGGCAAGGAAACGGAATTGGCTTCAGCTCAAAA ATCCCCTATGGAAGCATCTGATTTCATCTGTCATCTCGCTAAGAGAATCGTCACAGAAATTAAAGGTGCAATGCTGGAGGCAATTCGGAGCGTGGCATCAGCACCACATGTGAACTTGGTAGAAGAAAATCAGTTCTCACAGATAGATGATCTCAGCATCACATGCACAAATGAGATCTGTGATAAGATTGTGGCCCTGTATCAGTCTAAAGATTTCAGCAGACCAGatgaaaaaaacactttattaatgTCACTAAAGTCCCTCCTGAAAGTCCAGAAATTAATGAAGGGTTTGGAAGAAACTGTCTCCATGAGCAGGTCCTCTTCTTGGAATACCGTATCCACAGTTTCTCAGTTGACCTCCCCATTGTCTGAAGTGATGACTCCTGAATGTGCCTCATCACCTCCTCAACCTGAGGTCCCTTTCAGTGATCAGTTTGTGAGCAAAGCCTTAGAAATGATAACTGAAGTTCTTCTGAGAACGGATGAAAAGCTTGCCGTCTCAGTGTCATCCAAAACCTCTGTCCCTGCCTCCAGTGAGACAGAACTGAATTCCCTGATGGAGCTGGCCAAAAGCAAAGCCACGGAAATTCtgcagaaattattttttttgcttcacaGTTGCATCGATGCTGACCAGTCTGTACCAGAACACGAGGCCTTCCTCGCTTATGCTCAAAAGATCCACATGGATATCCACAAGCGGGTGTTTACATACGTCAGTGAGCGGCAGCAAGCCGTTTCAGAGAAAAGCAAGATGGAATCTGATGTCGCTGCTAAACAGGTTCTAGATAAAGCCACCCAGGATGTAAGTGATATCCTGGAGAAGAGCTTAGCTTCACACATTTCCAAAGGAACAATCAGTGTGACAGGCTTGGGTTCCGGCACAGCGGCAGTAGATCTAGATCGAGTCGCTTCTGGTAGCATTAACAAGGTGATCAGTGGAGTATCTCAGGAGATTGGATTATCTAACATGGAGCACAAGCCTCTGCCTTCAGACCAGAACGGTCATTATGTTCCTCTGAGCCTTTTTACTGTGGCCCGCAATCAGTTGAAAGCTTTTTTCACTTCCTTCTCTAAAAGTGCTGCTGGAGATGACAAAAAGATAGATGTGTCAGCTGGCACTGGGGATGGCATAGCTCacgagcaggaagttggcccaGACTCTGTTCCAGAGAGAAGCATGTTACTCTCTATGCAATTTCCTCCTGAGCTCATTTACTTGTTTGTAGAGGAGTCCACTAAGGCTTTATTGCAAAACGTGCTAAATGTCTGGTCGAGTGATGGAAGTAATGGAAGTGATGGAAGTAATGGAAGTGATGGAAGTAATGGACGCTCAACTCAAACAGCTGAGGGTCAGGAGAAGAATAAGAGGCCTAGACATCGCTTTGTTGTGAAGGCTGACAGGCTAGTGGTCGTTAAG TCTCCCAAAAAGCAGAGGAAGCGGCACAGAGATGCACTGGAACCGGTGGACCAGCCGAGCACCTCTG ATTCACACAGAGTACCAAAGCCCTCGCGGTCGGTATTTGAAAGAGCACGCAGGGCACTGGGCAGGTTCTGCTGCCGCAACTCTAAAACCACTCCGTAA
- the adam8b gene encoding zinc metalloproteinase/disintegrin produces MRYIAVIVCCLCDWGSFTEIPSMSHVERYDVVRPQRLGESKKQVVESHNHEKYPEKLLFQLLLNGNNHTVHLQKNRLLIGRNYTEIHYEADGSTVITSPKLEDHCYYHGRIDGIDDSSVSVGVCSGMRGFVRAEEQMYLIEPLGNSTEGDHAFYKREHLRRKRSAYGDSGITVYDTEPRTEALFKRSSMNTKTVFNTQRYVELFLVADNTEYRRFKSNVDTVRARMLEAINHVDKFYRRHNIRVLLVGLEVWNVEDQFLVSVNDNETLTRFIQWRQKRLSNIVKHDNAQLVTGVDFLDKTVGLANKFAMCTKASGGINQDHSTSPLGLAATIAHEMGHNMGMSHDVRGCTCGLSDCIMTEDMNSAASVFPELFSDCSLDQLQIFLENVNPICLLDRPSSDKIYGGPVCGNAFLDPGEECDCGTEEECNNPCCNAKTCKFTEGSFCAQGECCENCQIQAAGRVCRASVNDCDLDEYCTGMSEKCPQDSFKMNGIPCRDSYCYNGQCPTLLQHCQRLWGKDAKVAEKVCFFRNTLGMSDSHCGRSKDGYKRCAEQDMYCGSIFCTGGNNFPITGLKAQLSTNTGHICNIAGERSEEDNLSMVPTGALCGQNKVCFDNMCQDVKVYGVSEDCSQKCSGHGVCDHRQQCHCEPGWAPPHCNVKFADLPSAKNTTMISISVAAGILLLLAAAFGSWIYCKKRKVSRHKTKADPEHSNSQFENSEVKHVLLKDRLEISEPSFLSTTMTRSGVLHTVMPMRTAPQPPVKKSDPEPPQTAPPISLSTEMKPLPPLKSQHPADVKQVNRPPRPPAVLLKPTVGSGSWKK; encoded by the exons ATGCGTTATATCGCTGTCATCGTCTGCTGTCTATGTGATTGGG GAAGCTTCACTGAGATCCCTTCAATGAGTCACGTAGAGCGGTATGATGTAGTCAGACCTCAGAGGCTCGGTGAGAGCAAGAAACAG GTCGTGGAATCACACAATCATGAAAAGTATCCTGAGAAACTCCTTTTTCAGCTGTTGTTGAATGGAAATAATCATACAGTTCACTTGCAAAAAAACAG ACTTCTTATTGGACGTAATTACACTGAAATACACTATGAAGCAGATGGATCGACTGTGATCACTTCTCCAAAGCTTGAG GACCATTGTTATTATCATGGCCGTATAGACGGAATAGACGATTCATCAGTGAGTGTTGGAGTCTGCTCTGGCATGAG AGGTTTTGTCAGGGCTGAAGAGCAAATGTATCTGATCGAGCCCTTGGGTAATAGCACTGAAGGAGACCACGCCTTCTATAAGCGGGAACacctgaggaggaagaggagtgcTTATGGAGACTCCGGTATCACAGTTTATGACACAGAACCTCGAACAGAAGCCCTCTTCAAACGCAGCAGCATG AACACGAAGACTGTATTTAATACCCAGAGATACGTGGAGCTGTTTCTTGTAGCTGACAACACTGAA TACAGAAGATTCAAGTCAAATGTTGATACAGTACGGGCAAGGATGTTAGAAGCCATAAATCATGTTGATAag TTCTATCGTCGACACAATATCCGTGTGTTGCTGGTAGGTTTGGAGGTGTGGAATGTAGAAGATCAGTTTCTGGTCAGTGTAAATGATAATGAAACTCTCACCAGATTTATTCAGTGGCGACAGAAGCGACTTTCAAATATTGTCAAGCACGACAATGCACAACTTGTAAC GGGTGTTGATTTTTTGGATAAAACTGTGGGGCTGGCAAACAAATTTGCAATGTGCACTAAAGCCTCTGGAGGAATAAATCAG GATCATAGCACGAGTCCACTGGGCTTGGCTGCGACCATCGCACATGAGATGGgccacaacatgggcatgtccCATGATGTCCGGGGCTGCACTTGTGGCCTTTCTGACTGCATCATGACTGAAGATATGAA CTCAGCTGCATCAGTCTTCCCAGAGCTGTTTAGTGATTGCAGTCTGGATCAGCTGCAAATATTTCTGGAGAATGTCAACCCCATTTGCCTGCTGGACCGCCCCAGCTCAGACAAAATTTATGGTGGACCCGTCTGCGGCAACGCTTTTCTTGACCCTGGGGAGGAGTGTGACTGTGGGACAGAAGAA GAGTGTAACAACCCATGCTGCAATGCCAAAACCtgcaaatttacagaaggatctTTTTGTGCGCAGGGAGAGTGTTGTGAAAACTGCCAG ATTCAAGCAGCTGGCAGAGTGTGTAGAGCATCTGTGAATGATTGCGATCTGGATGAATACTGCACAGGAATGTCGGAAAAGTGTCCACAAgacagctttaaaatgaatgggATACCATGCAGAGACAGTTACTGCTACAACGGTCAGTGTCCAACTCTTCTCCAGCACTGCCAGAGACTGTGGGGAAAAG atgCCAAAGTGGCTGAAAAAGTGTGCTTTTTTAGGAATACATTAGGGATGAGTGATTCGCACTGCGGACGGAGCAAGGATGGCTACAAACGCTGTGCAGAACA AGATATGTACTGTGGAAGCATATTTTGCACTGGGGGTAATAATTTTCCCATTACTGGACTAAAAGCTCAGTTGAGCACAAACACTGGACATATATGCAACATAGCTGGGGAGAGATCTGAGGAAGACAACCTAAGCATGGTGCCTACAGGAGCATTGTGTGGCCAGAACAAA GTCTGCTTTGACAACATGTGCCAGGATGTCAAAGTGTACGGTGTGAGTGAAGACTGCTCACAGAAATGTAGTGGACATGGG GTATGTGATCATCGACAACAGTGTCACTGTGAGCCTGGTTGGGCTCCACCACACTGCAATGTCAAATTTGCAGACTTGCCTTCTG CAAAAAATACGACAATGATCAGCATTTCAGTTGCAGCTGGAATCTTACTActgctggcagctgcatttGGAAGTTGGATTTATTGTAAAAAGAGAAAGGTTTCGAGGCATAAAAC AAAAGCTGACCCAGAACACTCAAATTCTCAATTTGAGAACAGTGAAGTAAaacatgttcttttaaaggACCGTCTTGAAATCAGCGAGCCTAGTTTTTTAAGTACGACCATGACCAGATCCGGTGTCCTACACACAGTCATGCCAATGCGGACAGCACCGCAA CCTCCTGTTAAAAAGTCTGATCCAGAGCCACCTCAGACTGCGCCACCCATTTCTTTATCCACAGAAATGAAGCCTCTGCCTCCTTTAAAGTCTCAACATCCTGCTGATGTAAAACAG GTGAACAGACCGCCCCGTCCTCCAGCAGTTCTGCTAAAGCCAACTGTAGGCTCTGGATcctggaaaaaataa
- the LOC113662619 gene encoding gastrin/cholecystokinin type B receptor: protein MNFSSIYAKFGHLLPTNFSFLRQDHNGSIIHDTVPFAADFLFAGHEPGTIVLMVMYLVSFLIGFVGNIMALLVLTRRRNRLAGASTTRKLLINLAVCDMMVVFVCMPVNLGHQVYNAWVFGDFLCRTVPFVQAVSVSASVLSLAVISLNRYYNVHSPLRARSFFTGRKIGAMIAMVWMVSSSLCAPLVFTNETKMLSLTTDGSHVITVCVEAWSKVRLRLGYNFLLFCALYGFPVLFNLIICFLTTWKLWRTDDQFSAVAMSSSTRSAGWQKTRKKIAKMVLALVVLFTLSWLPLYVVDIWIDFNMPEPLDKEVPSHIEHSWVLQSRPFAQWLGLTNSALNPLCYCFVGDLYRSAKRFRRSYREKMASVFNTSQRQSSSVNSAFKLQSCSSSTKYSTGKQRWTKRYIFRNRLNRSRSISTISACETVFG from the coding sequence ATGAATTTTTCAAGCATTTATGCCAAATTTGGACACCTCCTTCCGACCAACTTTTCTTTCTTAAGGCAGGACCATAATGGGAGTATCATTCATGATACAGTGCCTTTTGCTGCAGACTTTCTTTTTGCAGGACATGAACCTGGCACAATTGTCCTGATGGTCATGTATTTGGTGTCGTTTCTGATAGGATTTGTGGGGAACATTATGGCGCTCTTGGTCCTGACTCGAAGAAGGAACAGACTAGCTGGTGCCTCTACTACCAGAAAGCTGCTGATAAACTTGGCTGTTTGTGATATgatggtggtgtttgtgtgtatgcctgtgaaCTTGGGTCACCAGGTGTACAATGCTTGGGTGTTTGGGGACTTTTTGTGTCGTACCGTGCCGTTCGTTCAGgccgtgtctgtgtctgcgagTGTCTTGAGCCTTGCTGTTATAAGCTTAAACCGATACTACAACGTTCACAGTCCGCTACGTGCACGATCCTTCTTCACTGGTAGGAAGATTGGTGCGATGATAGCCATGGTCTGGATGGTGTCGTCCAGCCTGTGTGCTCCGTTGGTCTTTACAAATGAGACCAAGATGCTTTCCTTGACAACGGATGGCTCACATGTGATAACGGTGTGTGTCGAGGCCTGGTCTAAAGTACGACTACGCCTAGGctacaactttttacttttctgtGCTCTGTATGGATTTCCAGTTCTTTTCAACCTCATCATATGTTTTCTAACTACCTGGAAATTGTGGAGAACTGATGATCAGTTTAGTGCAGTTGCCATGTCAAGCTCAACTCGGTCAGCTGGATGGCAAAAGACGCGCAAGAAAATAGCCAAGATGGTGCTAGCCCTGGTGGTGCTTTTTACCCTCTCCTGGCTTCCTCTCTATGTAGTGGATATCTGGATTGACTTTAACATGCCAGAGCCTCTGGACAAAGAAGTTCCCAGCCACATTGAGCACAGTTGGGTGTTGCAGAGCCGACCTTTCGCGCAGTGGCTTGGCCTCACCAACTCAGCGCTCAACCCGCTATGCTATTGCTTTGTTGGCGACTTGTACAGGTCTGCAAAAAGGTTCAGAAGGAGCTACAGAGAGAAAATGGCGTCTGTTTTTAATACATCTCAGAGACAATCGTCCTCTGTGAACTCTGCCTTCAAACTTCAGTCTTGTTCATCATCCACTAAATACAGCACAGGAAAGCAGAGATGGACAAAACGCTACATTTTCAGGAACAGATTAAACAGAAGTAGAAGCATATCTACCATAAGTGCATGTGAGACTGTATTTGGTTGA